A region of Ornithodoros turicata isolate Travis chromosome 5, ASM3712646v1, whole genome shotgun sequence DNA encodes the following proteins:
- the LOC135395817 gene encoding uncharacterized protein LOC135395817, which yields MFSPVMEPADESFRMSEDDSFECGVPSASPIDQKKYIVFEAPLLELFEKCRTCGAACKVGTEVRGTLLTVKAECPSEHTLSWKSQPEVNRMAAGNILLSGAILFSGASATKVLRLLESINVQVISKVAYNTYQRGCLLPAVTQVSTTERECLLSSLQDRNVDLLGDGRCDSPGHSAKYLTYSFMDAASQKIINSVQIQVGESEDIRSSSHMKKAGFIRCLDEVKCKGITVASITTDRHPAVRKHMRENEPTIVHGFDIWHVVKGNKN from the exons ATGTTTTCACCAGTGATGGAGCCAGCCGATGAGTCATTCCGCATGTCTGAAGACGACAGTTTTGAATG TGgtgtgccctctgcttcaccaaTTGATCAGAAGAAGTACATCGTATTTGAAGCTCCATTGTTAGAACTGTTCGAGAAATGCAGGACTTGCGGTGCGGCGTGCAAAGTGGGCACAGAGGTTCGAGGGACACTTCTCACCGTAAAAGCTGAGTGCCCAAGTGAGCACACTTTATCTTGGAAAAGCCAGCCAGAGGTGAACAGGATGGCTGCAGGAAACATCTTGCTGTCTGGCGCAATACTTTTCAGTGGGGCTAGTGCAACCAAG GTTCTCCGGTTACTCGAGTCAATTAATGTTCAGGTGATCTCGAAGGTAGCATACAACACCTACCAGAGAGGGTGCCTACTCCCTGCCGTGACACAG GTCTCGACTACAGAAAGAGAATGCCTGCTCTCGTCACTTCAAGACAGGAACGTGGACCTTTTGGGTGATGGCAGGTGTGACTCCCCTGGGCACTCTGCTAAGTACCTCACATACAGCTTTATGGATGCAGCATCACAGAAGATCATCAACTCTGTGCAAATTCAGGTCGGGGAG TCAGAAGATATTAGATCCAGCAGCCACATGAAAAAGGCCGGGTTCATAAGGTGCCTGGACGAAGTGAAGTGCAAGGGCATCACAGTTGCATCTATCACTACTGATCGCCATCCTGCTGTCCGAAAGCACATGCGTGAGAATGAGCCAACCATTGTCCATGGATTTGACATCTGGCATGTTGTAAAAGGTAACAAGAACTAG
- the LOC135395998 gene encoding P2X purinoceptor 7-like — protein sequence MPSAESSTEDELPPSPSPDRVGNSLWCTCGKCVPMPTAEECLCCREVNEAVQKQRSGCITRNEYFEILCLDTEVLQVSYCYVRESDDYAVIRNSEVNKKFRYVAYRQLTRWLWGPLGKHCRKVLPACAVHAIRDNFPSELYKGFRLPDV from the exons ATGCCATCCGCGGAGTCGTCGACGGAGGACGAATTGCCTCCATCGCCGTCGCCTGACCGCGTTGGGAACAGTCTTTG GTGTACTTGCGGCAAATGTGTACCGATGCCGACAGCAGaggaatgcctttgttgccgcgaagTGAACGAGGCGGTACAGAAGCAACGCAGCGGTTGCATAACAAGAAATGAGTATTTTGAGATACTGTGCCTGGACACTGAGGTGCTCCAGGTGTCCTACTGCTatgtgagagaaagcgacgactACGCCGTTATCCGGAACAGCGAAGTaaacaa GAAGTTTAGGTACGTCGCCTACAGGCAGTTgaccaggtggctctggggaccgTTAGGAAAACACTGCAGGAAGGTCCTCccagcatgtgctgtacatgccataagggatAATTTTCCTTCCGAACTGTACAAAGGCTTTCGCCTTCCTGAtgtgtga